TTCTTAATCTCCTTCAGAGCCGCCGGTCTCTTTCTGGGGGCGCCGATAATCGGGCATCGCATCATACCTCGCATGGTCAAGGCCGGACTGGCGATAATGCTGGCGATAATTCTAATTCCGGCGGTCGGCAAGACCCCGATAGAGCCGGTCAGCTCGGTCTGGCTTCTGGCGGTGCTGGCGGCAAAAGAGATGCTGGTCGGTTTTCTTATCGGCTTTTTCTTTGCGCTTCTCTTCATGGCGGTTCAGATGGCCGGCGGTCTGGTCGGCTACCAGATTGGACTCTCCCTGGTCAATGTTCTGGACCCGGAGATGGGAACGGAAGTCCCGCTTATTGGAGAGTTCTGGTTTTTTGTGGCGGCCCTGATATTCCTGGCGATTGACGGACATCACGCCATAATTTCGGCGCTTTCCGACAGCTATAAGATAGTTCCCGTGGGGACTTTCGATTTTTCAGGAAGCGCCCTGGATTTCATTATCCGGTTTTCCGCCTACTCCTTTGTGATGGCTATCAAGATCGGCGCGCCGGTGATAATTACCCTTTTCCTAACTGAGGTTGCGCTGGGGGTGGTGGCGCGGACAGTCCCGCAGATGAATATCTTCATTGTCGGTCTGCCGCTGAAAATAGGCGTCGGGATTCTGGTGATAGCGACCGCGCTTCCGGTCTTCCGCTTTGTCATCGAACGCTCAGTGGAATTTCTCAACAGCGAAGTACACCGGCTCTTACATGGCTTAGGAACCGCATCTTAGACAGATATGGCAGAAGAGCAATTCCAGGAACGAACTGAACAGGCAACTCCCCGACGACGGGAGAAAGCCCGCGAAGAGGGAAAAGTAGCCCGCTCGCTGGAGCTCAATTCGGCCGTCATCCTCTGCCTGGGCTCAGCCGCCATCTATTTTCTGGGACCGCTTCTGATTCGTCAATTGCAACAGTTCATGATTTTCATTTTCCGTGAAGCTCCCACTATGAGCGCCGATTATGATTCTCTTCTGGCGCTTCTTTCAACCAGGATTCTCACCTTCTTCTATCTGCTGGGACCGATTCTGGTGATTCTGGTGGTGGTGGCATATGGTATCAATGTGATGCAGGTCGGTTTTCTGGTCACCGGCAAACCGCTTGAGCCAAAACCGGAAAAGTTAAATATCGCCAATGGCATCAAGAGGCTTTTTTCGGGCCGGTCTCTGATGGAACTGATTCGGGATACCGTCAAGTTAATCGTCATCGGCTTTGTCGGCTACAAAGCGATTTCATCCCAGATGGACACCTTCTATCTTCTTGCCGACAATTCCGTCACTGTCTTCGCCGGGGCGATGGGGACGATGGCTCTCAAAACGACCCTTCAAATCGGCGCCGTCATGCTGATTCTCGGGATACTCGATTATGCCTATCAAAAATATGATTATGAAAAATCAATCCGGATGAGCCGTCAGGAAATCAAAGATGAATACAAAGACACGGAGGGCTCGCCGCAGATAAAATCGCGGATACGGCAGATTCAGCGCGAGATGTCGCGCAAGCGGATGATGCAGGATGTGCCGAAAGCGGATGTGGTCGTGACCAACCCGACCCATATCGCGGTAGCGCTCAAATACAATCCCGATGAAATGGACGCCCCCATGGTGGTCGCCAAAGGGGAGCGACTGATTGCCCAAAAGATAAAAGAACTCGCCCGCGAAGCGAATGTGCCTGTGGTCGAAAATCCCCCCCTGGCTCGGGCGCTCTTCAGTATGTGCGAAGTCGGTTCCTTTGTGCCGGCGAAATTGTACCGGGCGGTGGCCGAAGTGCTTGCTTATGTCTATCGCCTTAAAGGGGCTGAGGTTTGACCATGGATTTTGAAAATAAGACTCTCTTCGGCAAAATCGCCAATCGCTCCGATATAATTCTGGCCGTCGCCGTTATCGCCATTATCGGGGTGCTGGTAATTCCTATCCCGGCGGCGTTGCTCGATTTTGCCCTGGCTTTCAATATCGCCTTCTCGCTGGTTATCTTGCTTTCGACTCTCTATATCACCCGTCCGCTGGACCTTTCGGTT
This genomic window from Candidatus Zixiibacteriota bacterium contains:
- the flhB gene encoding flagellar biosynthesis protein FlhB, with protein sequence MAEEQFQERTEQATPRRREKAREEGKVARSLELNSAVILCLGSAAIYFLGPLLIRQLQQFMIFIFREAPTMSADYDSLLALLSTRILTFFYLLGPILVILVVVAYGINVMQVGFLVTGKPLEPKPEKLNIANGIKRLFSGRSLMELIRDTVKLIVIGFVGYKAISSQMDTFYLLADNSVTVFAGAMGTMALKTTLQIGAVMLILGILDYAYQKYDYEKSIRMSRQEIKDEYKDTEGSPQIKSRIRQIQREMSRKRMMQDVPKADVVVTNPTHIAVALKYNPDEMDAPMVVAKGERLIAQKIKELAREANVPVVENPPLARALFSMCEVGSFVPAKLYRAVAEVLAYVYRLKGAEV
- the fliR gene encoding flagellar biosynthetic protein FliR, with amino-acid sequence MFEFVTYSAAKLETFFLISFRAAGLFLGAPIIGHRIIPRMVKAGLAIMLAIILIPAVGKTPIEPVSSVWLLAVLAAKEMLVGFLIGFFFALLFMAVQMAGGLVGYQIGLSLVNVLDPEMGTEVPLIGEFWFFVAALIFLAIDGHHAIISALSDSYKIVPVGTFDFSGSALDFIIRFSAYSFVMAIKIGAPVIITLFLTEVALGVVARTVPQMNIFIVGLPLKIGVGILVIATALPVFRFVIERSVEFLNSEVHRLLHGLGTAS